One genomic window of Bradyrhizobium sp. B124 includes the following:
- a CDS encoding 4-oxalocrotonate tautomerase family protein gives MPLITVTYATSRERPSLKSDIAAAVSELTAGILHKDPKVTAIIVKSADATDWFAGGKSLAEQGLASYWLDVHVTEGTNTKDEKAAYLAALFKRMGELLGPLHTESYAHVDEVKGDAYGFGGLTQERRYIAGKLEVAPQKAAPIGSSLRPQPLGL, from the coding sequence ATGCCGCTCATCACCGTCACCTATGCAACCTCCCGCGAGAGGCCGTCACTGAAGTCCGACATCGCCGCCGCGGTGTCGGAGCTGACCGCAGGGATTCTGCACAAGGACCCCAAGGTCACCGCGATCATCGTGAAGTCAGCCGACGCCACCGACTGGTTCGCCGGAGGCAAGTCGCTCGCCGAGCAGGGGCTCGCGAGCTATTGGCTCGACGTCCACGTCACCGAAGGCACCAACACCAAGGACGAGAAGGCGGCCTATCTCGCGGCGCTGTTCAAGCGGATGGGCGAATTGCTCGGCCCGCTCCACACCGAGAGCTACGCCCATGTCGACGAGGTGAAGGGCGATGCCTATGGCTTCGGCGGCCTGACCCAGGAGCGCCGCTACATCGCCGGCAAGCTCGAGGTCGCGCCGCAGAAGGCGGCGCCGATCGGTTCATCGCTCCGGCCACAGCCCCTTGGACTGTAG
- a CDS encoding LysR family transcriptional regulator, with the protein MTATLDIDTVQAFLLVAELQGFTRAAEALGTTQAAISMKLQRLETVLGKRLVERSPRAVRLTADGAAFLHHARALIEVHDRALSGEKPARQQLTLGISDHAAGPELVPLLERLHAMASQLALSVTIGFSREMLDAYDAGELDAVIVRQEGSRRGGEKLTEDEFGWFAAKRFVWPRGDALPLATLAPPCGVRALAVRSLDKAGIAWTESFVGGGVTAVVAAALAGLAVAPLVRRIAPPGLLDIGPAHKLPRLGASKVMLHSKVSDPAKLAALRTLAATFRSVASAA; encoded by the coding sequence ATGACGGCGACGCTCGATATCGACACCGTGCAGGCCTTCCTCCTCGTCGCCGAGCTGCAGGGCTTCACCCGCGCCGCCGAGGCACTCGGCACCACGCAGGCGGCGATCAGCATGAAATTGCAGCGGCTGGAAACCGTGCTCGGCAAGCGGCTGGTCGAACGCTCGCCGCGCGCGGTGCGGCTGACCGCCGATGGCGCGGCTTTCCTGCACCATGCCCGCGCGTTGATCGAGGTGCATGACCGTGCGCTGTCGGGTGAGAAACCAGCGCGGCAGCAGTTGACACTCGGGATCAGCGATCACGCCGCCGGGCCGGAACTCGTGCCGCTGCTGGAGCGGCTGCACGCAATGGCGTCCCAGCTCGCACTCTCCGTGACCATCGGCTTCTCGCGCGAGATGCTCGACGCCTACGATGCCGGCGAACTCGACGCCGTGATCGTGCGCCAGGAAGGCAGCCGGCGCGGCGGCGAGAAACTGACCGAGGACGAATTCGGCTGGTTCGCCGCCAAGCGCTTCGTCTGGCCGCGCGGCGACGCACTGCCGCTCGCTACGCTGGCACCGCCCTGCGGCGTGCGCGCCCTTGCCGTGCGATCGCTCGACAAGGCCGGCATCGCGTGGACCGAAAGCTTCGTCGGCGGCGGCGTCACCGCGGTCGTGGCTGCCGCGCTCGCAGGCCTTGCCGTTGCGCCCCTCGTCCGCCGCATCGCGCCGCCGGGCCTGCTCGATATCGGACCCGCGCACAAGCTGCCGCGGCTCGGCGCGTCAAAGGTGATGCTGCATTCGAAGGTCAGCGATCCCGCCAAGCTCGCGGCGTTGCGGACGCTGGCGGCGACGTTCCGCAGCGTGGCCTCTGCAGCGTAG
- a CDS encoding TIGR01777 family oxidoreductase: protein MTPLLWTLVAIQIAMGAFDTFYHHEFTERLAWRSSQRHELQLHSVRNMLYALLFLVLGWLQVHGIFAIAIMAVLVVEVVITLMDFVEEDLSRKLPPSERINHTLLAINYGAILVLLVPVLIGWATLPTAVEPAYAGLLSVFATAAAFGAALFGARDFAAARRLGRMVSLPAATLVEKLPARQTVLVTGATGFVGSRLAASLTASGHQVIALIRNPAKAEMLPPPVTLITSLDQLPANSGIDAIVNLAGEPIGNGLWTEPKRRKIIASRIDMTAEVVRLIARLERKPSVLVSGSAIGWYGLWQDQVLTESAKSHACFSHELCEAWENAAKPAADHGVRVAYLRIGLVVGTDGGFITRMLTPFEFGLGGPLGSGKQWMSWIERDDLVRLIAHVIAKPELAGPINATAPIPVTNTKFTEELGRRLHRPAIFRVPAALLRAVGGDFANELLLGGQRVLPNKALSNGFVFRHETLRSAFEAIL from the coding sequence ATGACGCCGCTGCTTTGGACCCTCGTCGCGATCCAGATCGCGATGGGCGCGTTCGATACCTTCTATCACCACGAATTCACCGAGCGGCTCGCCTGGCGTTCCTCGCAGCGCCATGAGCTGCAGCTGCACAGCGTGCGCAACATGCTCTATGCACTGCTGTTCCTCGTGCTCGGCTGGCTTCAAGTGCACGGCATCTTTGCGATCGCCATCATGGCCGTGCTGGTCGTCGAGGTCGTCATCACGCTGATGGATTTCGTCGAGGAGGATCTGAGCCGAAAACTGCCGCCGAGCGAGCGGATCAATCATACGCTGCTCGCGATCAACTACGGCGCCATTCTGGTGCTGCTGGTGCCGGTGCTGATCGGCTGGGCGACGCTGCCGACGGCTGTCGAGCCGGCTTATGCGGGCCTGCTGAGCGTGTTCGCAACTGCCGCGGCCTTCGGCGCCGCGCTGTTCGGTGCCCGTGACTTCGCCGCTGCGAGGCGGCTGGGACGGATGGTCAGCCTGCCGGCCGCCACCTTGGTCGAGAAATTGCCGGCGCGGCAGACCGTGCTCGTCACCGGTGCGACCGGATTCGTCGGCAGCCGCCTGGCCGCAAGCCTCACCGCATCCGGCCATCAAGTGATTGCGCTGATCCGCAATCCGGCGAAGGCCGAGATGCTGCCGCCGCCGGTGACGCTGATTACGAGCCTCGACCAACTGCCCGCCAACTCAGGGATCGACGCCATCGTCAATCTCGCGGGCGAGCCGATCGGCAATGGTCTTTGGACCGAACCGAAGCGCCGCAAGATCATCGCCTCGCGTATCGACATGACGGCTGAGGTCGTCAGGCTGATTGCGCGGCTCGAACGCAAGCCGTCGGTGCTGGTGAGTGGCTCCGCGATCGGCTGGTACGGTCTCTGGCAGGACCAGGTGCTGACGGAGTCGGCGAAATCCCACGCCTGCTTCAGTCATGAACTGTGCGAGGCCTGGGAGAATGCGGCCAAGCCCGCTGCCGATCATGGCGTGCGCGTGGCGTATTTGCGGATCGGTCTCGTGGTCGGCACCGACGGCGGCTTCATTACGCGGATGCTGACGCCCTTCGAATTCGGTCTCGGCGGCCCGCTCGGCTCGGGCAAGCAGTGGATGTCATGGATCGAACGCGACGATCTGGTGCGCTTGATCGCGCATGTGATCGCGAAGCCGGAGCTCGCAGGCCCGATCAACGCGACCGCGCCGATCCCGGTCACCAACACCAAGTTCACCGAGGAGCTGGGGCGGCGCCTGCATCGACCCGCGATCTTCCGCGTGCCTGCCGCGCTGCTCCGCGCCGTCGGTGGCGACTTCGCCAATGAGCTATTGCTCGGCGGCCAGCGTGTGCTGCCGAACAAGGCGCTGAGCAACGGCTTTGTGTTCCGCCACGAAACCTTGCGCAGCGCGTTCGAGGCGATCTTGTGA
- a CDS encoding DUF4166 domain-containing protein, with protein sequence MASARISTLKTAPASDTKLFDDHRFRALLPDEDWGRLPVAIWRRFSKRFEDGNTVVYVGEVDEASSSRAGWWLAQAARLIGGPLPTGTETGVPMIVTVTEDAASGGQIWTRICARRDGFPQVIHSAKRFAGPSGLEEYVGFGVSMALRIAVEHEALVFHSVGYSLRLGPFRMQLPEWLTPGDLTVTHSDLGCGDFRFTLEIIHPRFGRLIRQSAVFREASS encoded by the coding sequence ATGGCGTCAGCAAGGATATCCACCTTAAAGACAGCGCCGGCTTCCGATACGAAACTGTTCGACGACCATCGCTTCCGCGCGTTGCTGCCCGACGAGGATTGGGGCCGCCTGCCGGTTGCGATCTGGCGGCGCTTCTCGAAGCGGTTCGAGGACGGCAACACCGTCGTCTATGTCGGCGAGGTCGACGAAGCCTCGAGCAGCCGCGCCGGCTGGTGGCTGGCACAGGCCGCGCGGCTGATCGGCGGACCGCTTCCGACCGGCACCGAGACCGGCGTGCCGATGATCGTCACCGTTACCGAGGACGCCGCGAGCGGCGGCCAGATCTGGACCCGCATCTGCGCGCGCCGCGACGGCTTCCCGCAGGTGATTCATTCCGCCAAGCGTTTTGCCGGCCCCTCCGGGCTCGAGGAGTATGTCGGCTTCGGCGTCAGCATGGCGTTGCGGATCGCGGTCGAGCACGAGGCGCTGGTGTTTCATAGCGTCGGCTATTCGCTGCGGCTCGGGCCGTTTCGGATGCAATTGCCCGAATGGCTCACACCTGGCGATCTCACCGTGACCCATTCCGATCTCGGCTGCGGCGACTTCCGCTTCACGCTGGAGATCATCCACCCGCGTTTTGGCCGGCTGATCCGTCAGTCCGCCGTGTTCAGGGAGGCCTCGTCATGA
- a CDS encoding MarR family transcriptional regulator, with protein sequence MTEITAKKKLPAAVERFILHWGDMGDEWGVNRSVSQIHGLLYLAEAPMTAEDIADTLGMARSNVSNSIKELLSWGLIRRVPILGDRRDHFEAETDIWEVAAKIAAGRKEREIDPALAALRACVSDAADDPAISPLASKRLKEMLTFTELVDRWYTQMLNVPRPRLVALIRLGEKIVSFLPTGRAK encoded by the coding sequence ATGACAGAAATAACCGCCAAGAAAAAACTTCCTGCCGCCGTCGAGCGCTTCATCCTGCATTGGGGCGACATGGGCGACGAATGGGGCGTCAACCGCTCGGTCAGCCAGATCCACGGGCTGCTCTATCTCGCCGAAGCGCCGATGACCGCGGAGGACATCGCCGACACGCTCGGCATGGCGCGCTCCAACGTCTCGAACTCGATCAAGGAATTGCTGTCCTGGGGGTTGATCCGGCGGGTGCCGATCCTCGGCGACCGCCGCGACCATTTCGAGGCCGAGACCGATATCTGGGAGGTCGCGGCGAAGATCGCAGCCGGGCGCAAGGAGCGCGAGATCGATCCCGCGCTTGCCGCGCTGCGCGCTTGCGTCTCCGACGCGGCCGACGATCCCGCCATCAGCCCGCTCGCCAGCAAGCGGCTGAAGGAGATGCTGACGTTCACCGAGCTGGTCGACCGCTGGTACACGCAGATGCTGAACGTGCCGCGGCCGCGCCTGGTCGCGCTGATCAGGCTCGGCGAGAAGATCGTGAGTTTCCTGCCGACAGGCAGAGCCAAATAG
- a CDS encoding methyltransferase domain-containing protein yields MPASDKEFVGSIPELYDRLLVPMIFEPYARDLAQRAKAVGPRDLLETAAGTGAVTRALSAALGRGTRIVATDLNEPMLERAKSRMPDAADITWRQADALNLPFDNASFDVVACQFGAMFFPDKPKGYSEARRVLKPGGRFLFSMWDRIEENEFADVVTQALAEVFPADPPRFLARTPHGHYAVDPIRADLLAAGFSKIEIDTVRQQSRANAPHDPAIGFCQGSPLRGEIEARGGIGLDAATEHAASALARRFGKGAIEGRIQALVITAVA; encoded by the coding sequence ATGCCCGCGTCCGACAAGGAGTTCGTTGGGTCCATTCCAGAACTTTACGACCGGCTCCTCGTGCCGATGATTTTTGAACCCTACGCACGCGATCTCGCACAACGCGCCAAGGCCGTTGGCCCGCGCGACCTGCTTGAGACGGCCGCGGGCACCGGGGCCGTGACCCGCGCGCTGTCGGCAGCGCTCGGCCGCGGCACCCGCATTGTGGCGACCGACCTGAATGAGCCGATGCTCGAACGGGCGAAATCGCGGATGCCGGACGCGGCCGATATCACGTGGCGACAGGCCGACGCGCTCAACCTGCCGTTCGACAATGCGAGCTTCGATGTCGTCGCCTGCCAGTTCGGCGCGATGTTCTTCCCCGACAAGCCCAAGGGCTATTCGGAAGCTCGCCGTGTCCTGAAGCCGGGCGGCCGTTTCCTATTCAGCATGTGGGATCGCATCGAAGAGAACGAGTTTGCCGACGTGGTGACCCAGGCATTGGCAGAGGTCTTCCCGGCCGATCCGCCGCGATTCCTGGCGCGCACGCCCCATGGCCACTACGCGGTAGACCCGATCCGGGCCGATCTTTTGGCCGCGGGCTTCAGCAAGATCGAGATCGACACCGTCCGGCAGCAAAGCCGGGCGAACGCGCCGCACGATCCGGCGATCGGTTTTTGCCAGGGCTCACCGCTGCGCGGCGAGATCGAGGCGCGCGGCGGGATCGGCCTCGACGCCGCGACCGAGCACGCCGCATCGGCGCTCGCGCGGCGCTTCGGCAAGGGCGCGATCGAAGGCCGCATTCAGGCGCTGGTGATCACGGCTGTTGCGTGA
- a CDS encoding acylphosphatase — translation MSGVIRHVTVSGRVQGVGYRAWVDEQATSRGLEGWVRNRRDGSVEAVFVGPEAVVADMIAACGRGPFSARVDAVHAVSGNSDLLNLRRAGERFSILPTI, via the coding sequence ATGAGCGGTGTGATCCGCCATGTCACGGTCAGTGGCCGGGTGCAGGGCGTCGGCTATCGTGCCTGGGTGGACGAGCAGGCGACCTCGCGCGGCCTCGAGGGTTGGGTCCGCAATCGCCGCGACGGCAGCGTCGAGGCGGTGTTCGTCGGCCCCGAGGCCGTCGTCGCTGACATGATCGCGGCCTGCGGCCGCGGACCGTTCTCGGCGCGGGTCGATGCCGTGCACGCCGTATCAGGCAATTCCGATCTTCTGAACCTGCGACGGGCAGGGGAGCGGTTCTCGATCCTGCCGACGATATGA
- a CDS encoding isocitrate lyase/PEP mutase family protein, protein MAFRKRREALRSILSGSSCIRPGSVYDATSIRIAEDLGFELGMFGGSVASLAVLGDPDIALITLTEFAEQVRRMSRASTLPVLVDADHGYGNALNVRRTVQEVEAAGAAGLTIEDTLLPQAFGQAKAQLISLEEGVGKMKAALDGRSDPSLVILGRTGAVSITDLDDAIARARAYQAVGVDGLFFTGIKSRGELEALSAATTLPIVLGGAPEEMTALDYLASQRVRIALQGHAPFAAATQAVYETLKALREGASPKNLKGIASSELTSRVMREAETKARSGEFLGLKK, encoded by the coding sequence ATGGCTTTCCGCAAACGCCGCGAAGCACTGCGATCGATTCTCAGCGGATCATCCTGCATCCGCCCGGGCTCGGTCTATGACGCGACCTCGATCCGGATCGCGGAGGATCTCGGTTTCGAGCTCGGCATGTTCGGCGGCTCGGTGGCGTCGCTCGCCGTGCTCGGCGATCCCGATATTGCGCTGATCACGCTGACTGAATTCGCTGAACAGGTACGCCGGATGTCGCGTGCTTCGACCCTGCCTGTGCTGGTCGATGCCGACCACGGCTACGGCAATGCGCTCAACGTTCGTCGCACGGTTCAGGAGGTCGAAGCCGCCGGCGCAGCCGGCCTCACCATCGAGGATACGCTGCTGCCGCAGGCGTTCGGCCAGGCCAAGGCGCAGCTGATCTCGCTCGAGGAAGGCGTCGGCAAGATGAAGGCCGCGCTTGACGGCCGCAGCGATCCGTCGCTCGTCATCCTGGGCCGGACCGGTGCCGTTTCGATCACTGATCTCGACGACGCGATTGCGCGCGCCAGGGCCTATCAGGCGGTCGGCGTCGATGGACTGTTCTTCACCGGTATCAAGTCGCGCGGTGAGCTCGAGGCGCTCTCGGCCGCCACGACGCTGCCGATCGTGCTCGGCGGCGCGCCGGAGGAGATGACCGCGCTGGATTATCTGGCAAGCCAGCGCGTCAGGATCGCGCTGCAGGGCCACGCGCCGTTCGCGGCCGCAACCCAGGCCGTCTACGAAACGTTGAAGGCGCTGCGCGAAGGCGCCTCGCCGAAGAATCTGAAAGGCATCGCCTCGTCCGAACTGACCAGCCGCGTGATGCGCGAGGCGGAGACCAAGGCGCGCAGCGGCGAGTTCCTCGGCCTGAAAAAATGA
- a CDS encoding acetyl/propionyl/methylcrotonyl-CoA carboxylase subunit alpha, producing MFKRILIANRGEIACRVIKTARRMGIETVAVYSEADRDALHVEMADDAVLIGPPAAAESYLLIDKIVDACRKTGAQAVHPGYGFLSEREAFPRALEAAGIVFIGPNPGAIAAMGDKIESKKAAAKAKVSTVPGHLGVIEDDKHAVQIADEIGYPVMIKASAGGGGKGMRIAHSKSEVAEGFNLAKAEAKSSFGDDRVFIEKFIVDPRHIEIQILGDKHGNVIYLGERECSIQRRNQKVIEEAPSPLLDEQTRRKMGEQAVALAKAVNYDSAGTVEFVAGQDKSFYFLEMNTRLQVEHPVTELITGIDLVEQMIRVAAGEKLALAQKDVTLTGWAVESRVYAEDPFRNFLPSIGRLVKYRPAAEASHDGITIRNDTGVQEGGEISIHYDPMIAKLVTHAPSRAAAIEAQATALDAFYVDGIRHNIPFLSALMNHPRWREGRLSTGFIAEEFPKGFSARAPEGEIARRLAAVGAAIDHVLGERKRQISGQMGGRVVQRERRRAVWLDRAEIALDVAREDDAIAVRFIGADGLPGNPHNLVSSWAPGEPVWQGTIDGNFVAVQVRAINNGFRLAHQGYEVPVYVFTETEATSARLMPVTSAADTGKKLLCPMPGLVVSIAVTEGQEVKAGETLAVVEAMKMQNVLRAERDGTVKKIHAAAGATLAVDALILEFA from the coding sequence ATGTTCAAACGAATCCTGATCGCCAACCGCGGCGAGATCGCCTGCCGGGTCATCAAGACTGCGCGCCGTATGGGGATTGAGACGGTTGCCGTCTACTCCGAGGCCGACCGCGACGCGCTGCATGTCGAGATGGCCGACGACGCCGTGTTGATCGGCCCGCCCGCCGCGGCCGAGAGCTACCTTTTGATCGACAAGATCGTCGACGCCTGTCGCAAGACCGGCGCACAGGCCGTGCATCCCGGCTACGGCTTCCTGTCCGAGCGCGAGGCGTTTCCGCGCGCGCTGGAAGCCGCCGGCATCGTCTTCATCGGCCCGAACCCCGGCGCCATCGCCGCGATGGGCGACAAGATCGAATCCAAGAAGGCCGCGGCCAAGGCCAAGGTCTCGACCGTGCCCGGCCATCTCGGCGTGATCGAGGACGACAAGCACGCGGTCCAGATCGCCGACGAGATCGGCTACCCCGTGATGATCAAGGCCTCCGCCGGCGGCGGCGGCAAGGGCATGCGCATCGCGCATTCGAAGAGCGAAGTCGCCGAAGGCTTCAACCTCGCCAAGGCCGAGGCGAAGTCGTCGTTCGGCGACGACCGCGTCTTCATCGAGAAATTCATCGTCGATCCCAGGCACATCGAGATCCAGATCCTCGGCGACAAGCATGGCAACGTGATCTATCTCGGCGAGCGCGAGTGCTCGATCCAGCGCCGCAACCAGAAGGTCATCGAGGAAGCGCCGTCGCCGCTGCTCGACGAGCAGACCCGCCGCAAGATGGGCGAGCAGGCGGTCGCGCTGGCCAAGGCAGTGAACTACGATTCGGCCGGCACCGTGGAATTTGTCGCCGGCCAGGACAAGAGCTTCTACTTCCTGGAGATGAACACCCGTCTGCAGGTCGAGCATCCCGTCACCGAGCTGATCACCGGCATCGACCTCGTCGAGCAGATGATCCGCGTCGCCGCCGGCGAGAAGCTTGCACTCGCGCAGAAGGACGTCACGCTGACCGGCTGGGCGGTCGAGTCCCGCGTCTATGCCGAGGATCCGTTCCGCAACTTCCTGCCGTCGATCGGCCGCCTGGTGAAGTACCGTCCGGCGGCCGAGGCCAGCCATGACGGCATCACGATCCGCAACGACACCGGTGTGCAGGAGGGCGGCGAGATCTCGATCCACTACGATCCGATGATCGCCAAGCTCGTCACCCATGCCCCGTCGCGCGCCGCGGCGATCGAGGCGCAGGCGACCGCGCTCGACGCCTTCTATGTCGACGGCATCAGGCACAACATTCCGTTCCTGTCGGCGCTGATGAACCATCCGCGCTGGCGCGAGGGCCGGCTCTCGACCGGCTTCATCGCGGAAGAATTCCCCAAGGGATTCTCGGCGCGCGCCCCCGAGGGCGAGATCGCGCGGCGGCTCGCGGCAGTCGGTGCCGCGATCGATCACGTGCTGGGCGAGCGCAAGCGGCAGATTTCCGGCCAGATGGGCGGCCGGGTGGTGCAGCGCGAGCGCCGTCGCGCGGTGTGGCTCGATCGCGCCGAGATCGCGCTCGACGTCGCGCGCGAGGATGACGCCATCGCAGTGCGCTTCATCGGCGCCGACGGGCTGCCGGGCAATCCGCACAATCTGGTGTCGAGCTGGGCGCCGGGCGAGCCGGTGTGGCAGGGCACCATCGACGGCAATTTTGTCGCCGTGCAGGTGCGGGCCATCAACAATGGCTTCCGGCTCGCGCATCAAGGCTATGAGGTGCCGGTCTATGTCTTCACCGAGACCGAGGCGACCTCGGCGCGGCTGATGCCGGTGACCTCGGCCGCCGACACCGGCAAGAAGTTGCTGTGTCCGATGCCCGGGCTCGTGGTGTCGATCGCGGTGACCGAGGGCCAGGAGGTCAAGGCCGGCGAGACGCTCGCGGTGGTGGAAGCCATGAAGATGCAGAACGTGCTGCGCGCCGAGCGCGACGGCACGGTCAAGAAGATCCACGCCGCCGCCGGCGCCACGCTCGCGGTCGATGCGCTGATCCTGGAGTTCGCCTGA
- a CDS encoding thermonuclease family protein, protein MRFRNPVITTLLLTCLSASPVLSATAALSATGGPSTAIVKDAGTVQLGNTVYRLDGIDAPAADQLCIDEHADVWTCGIEARDQLTRLIGGKPIHCDDIGVDPTFKKRRLGVCKLEGDPTSLSQVMVQKGYALNVETSATGRFKPDQATATDSRAGLWKGCFVAPRDFRLGKKDGALLGNACPADRDTQIRNALFPDDLPMPASCNIKGKYAVRARVTGNVGIYHLQACRSYPGLGNPDRWFCSEEDAQAAGFRRAYNCRPPKGK, encoded by the coding sequence ATGCGGTTTCGGAATCCGGTCATCACGACGCTTCTCCTGACATGCCTGTCCGCGAGCCCTGTCCTGTCTGCGACGGCTGCGCTGTCTGCGACCGGTGGCCCCTCCACGGCTATCGTCAAGGACGCCGGGACGGTTCAGCTCGGCAACACGGTCTATCGGCTCGACGGCATCGACGCGCCGGCGGCCGACCAGCTCTGCATCGACGAGCACGCCGACGTCTGGACCTGCGGGATTGAAGCGCGCGACCAGCTGACCCGACTGATCGGCGGCAAGCCGATTCATTGCGACGATATCGGCGTCGATCCGACCTTCAAGAAGCGCCGCCTCGGCGTCTGCAAGCTCGAGGGCGACCCGACCAGCCTGAGCCAGGTGATGGTGCAGAAGGGCTACGCCCTCAACGTCGAGACGTCGGCCACTGGCCGATTCAAGCCGGATCAAGCCACCGCCACGGACAGTCGTGCGGGGCTGTGGAAGGGCTGCTTCGTGGCGCCGCGCGATTTTCGTCTCGGCAAGAAGGACGGCGCCCTGCTCGGCAACGCCTGCCCGGCCGACCGCGACACGCAGATCCGCAATGCGCTCTTCCCCGACGACCTGCCGATGCCGGCAAGCTGCAACATCAAGGGCAAGTACGCCGTGCGCGCCCGCGTCACCGGCAATGTCGGCATCTATCACCTGCAGGCGTGCCGCAGTTACCCGGGCCTTGGCAATCCGGATCGCTGGTTCTGCTCCGAGGAGGATGCGCAGGCCGCCGGGTTCCGCAGGGCCTATAATTGCCGCCCGCCCAAAGGCAAATGA